Proteins from a genomic interval of Deltaproteobacteria bacterium:
- a CDS encoding PBP1A family penicillin-binding protein: protein MTAHRISPGTRAMPDLEPNAPPPKSALVPPPAPAATPEAETPKKPSRGWQVFKRLVLLGVLGVVAAGGMVVGSFVYYDRDLPKFDALTDYRPKQVSRVYCQDGSNCGEFFHERRTVLAKEEIPELMKKAVISAEDADFYKHGGLDYRHIAIALVKDALHVGIKSGASTITQQVVKTFLLTPERRWSRKIKEAILARRLEQNLSKEEILALYLNQIYYGHERYGIEEASQYYFGHTARKLTLGEAALLAGIPQSPNRLNPITDPKAAKGRQTYVLQQMAKNGYITQAVADAEIKRPIVLAPRQPPLPGPYYLEEVRKQLEQTYGADKLYEGGLSIQIAMDPKLQRYADAAVDTGLRELDKRQGYRGPLAHLGEAPTDKAGPAPKPPATDEEADSPEDEDNDTRPEESKSVATPSKARAAPSSTLPVVSDLRALLNDRLQKGIPREPGARVAWDLSRLSPDIAARGLKAVASWSRVRVLEAGVRLGGVVTDVDAKAGTALVDLGGPVAQLRFDDLKWARPYNPASHTPKPASIDKVLAPGDVVLVQVGELPKDAKAVIPAKLDQDPEVQGAFVAIDPATRSVLALVGGSDFNKSKFNRATQAHRQPGSSFKPYVWAAAFSTPKYSPATIVVDAPELIRDPWTGKEWKPVNFEKDSFDGPMTLRQALAESKNTVAVRLIEDLGPDPVIDMARRAGITSPIPQNFTIALGTAEVTPLEHANAYATFAAGGKRADPIMLLKVTDHSGQVLESHIAQPQETIPPAVAFLTTAVMESVISDDQGTGRRAMSLNRPLAGKTGTAQDQRDAWFVGYSPDLVAAAWTGFDNHDRMGHEETGAHAALPMWMSFMQQALKDRPSLDFAPPAGIISVRIDPRSGKLAADEFSGRMEYFVDGTQPKDAAAPAGQADPQDIMMVDPGTKK, encoded by the coding sequence TTGACCGCGCACCGCATCTCTCCTGGGACCCGCGCCATGCCCGACCTCGAGCCCAACGCCCCGCCACCGAAGTCCGCGCTCGTGCCGCCGCCCGCGCCAGCTGCCACGCCCGAAGCCGAGACGCCGAAGAAGCCCTCGCGCGGCTGGCAGGTGTTCAAGCGGCTGGTGCTGCTCGGCGTGCTGGGCGTGGTCGCCGCGGGCGGAATGGTGGTCGGCTCGTTCGTCTACTACGACCGCGACCTCCCCAAGTTCGACGCGCTCACCGACTACCGGCCCAAGCAGGTGAGCCGCGTCTACTGCCAGGACGGTTCGAATTGCGGCGAGTTCTTCCATGAGCGCCGCACGGTGCTCGCGAAAGAAGAGATCCCCGAGCTGATGAAGAAGGCGGTGATCTCCGCCGAGGACGCCGACTTCTACAAGCACGGCGGCCTGGATTATCGACATATCGCGATAGCTCTCGTGAAGGACGCGCTCCACGTGGGCATCAAGAGCGGCGCGTCCACCATCACCCAGCAGGTGGTGAAGACCTTCTTGCTCACGCCCGAGCGGCGTTGGAGCCGCAAGATCAAGGAGGCCATCCTCGCGCGGCGCCTGGAGCAGAACCTCTCGAAGGAGGAGATCCTCGCGCTGTACCTGAACCAGATCTATTACGGCCACGAGCGCTACGGCATCGAAGAGGCCTCGCAGTACTACTTCGGCCACACCGCGCGGAAGCTCACGCTCGGCGAAGCGGCGCTGCTCGCGGGCATTCCGCAGTCGCCCAACCGGCTCAACCCGATCACCGATCCGAAGGCTGCGAAGGGCCGGCAGACCTACGTGCTGCAGCAGATGGCCAAGAACGGCTACATCACGCAGGCCGTCGCCGACGCGGAGATCAAGCGGCCCATCGTCCTCGCGCCGCGCCAGCCGCCGTTGCCCGGGCCGTATTACCTCGAGGAGGTGCGCAAGCAGCTCGAGCAGACCTACGGCGCGGACAAGCTCTACGAGGGCGGGCTCTCGATCCAGATCGCCATGGACCCGAAGCTGCAGCGCTACGCCGACGCCGCCGTGGACACGGGCCTGCGCGAGCTCGACAAGCGCCAGGGCTATCGCGGGCCGCTCGCGCACCTCGGCGAGGCGCCCACCGACAAGGCCGGACCCGCGCCGAAGCCGCCGGCGACCGACGAAGAAGCCGACTCGCCCGAGGACGAAGACAACGACACGCGCCCGGAGGAGTCGAAGTCTGTGGCGACGCCGTCGAAGGCGCGCGCGGCGCCGTCATCGACGCTGCCCGTGGTCTCGGATCTGCGCGCGCTCCTCAACGACCGGCTGCAGAAGGGCATCCCGCGCGAGCCGGGCGCGCGCGTGGCGTGGGATCTCTCGCGGCTCTCGCCGGACATTGCCGCGCGTGGGCTCAAGGCCGTCGCGAGCTGGTCGCGCGTGCGCGTGCTCGAGGCCGGCGTGCGCCTCGGCGGTGTGGTGACGGACGTCGACGCGAAGGCGGGCACGGCGCTCGTGGATCTCGGCGGGCCCGTGGCGCAGCTGCGCTTCGACGACCTCAAGTGGGCGCGGCCGTACAACCCCGCATCGCACACGCCCAAGCCCGCCAGCATCGACAAGGTGCTCGCGCCCGGTGACGTGGTGCTGGTGCAGGTGGGCGAGCTCCCGAAGGACGCGAAGGCCGTGATCCCCGCGAAGCTGGATCAGGATCCGGAAGTGCAGGGCGCGTTCGTGGCCATCGATCCCGCCACGCGCAGCGTGCTCGCGCTCGTGGGCGGCAGCGACTTCAACAAGAGCAAGTTCAACCGCGCCACGCAGGCGCATCGGCAGCCGGGCAGTAGCTTCAAGCCGTACGTCTGGGCCGCCGCGTTCTCGACGCCCAAGTATTCGCCAGCGACGATCGTGGTGGACGCGCCGGAGCTGATTCGCGATCCGTGGACGGGCAAGGAGTGGAAGCCCGTCAACTTCGAGAAGGACAGCTTCGACGGGCCGATGACGCTGCGCCAGGCGCTCGCCGAATCGAAGAACACCGTGGCCGTGCGGCTCATCGAAGATCTCGGGCCGGATCCGGTCATCGACATGGCGCGCCGCGCGGGCATCACCTCGCCGATTCCGCAGAACTTCACCATCGCACTCGGCACTGCCGAGGTGACGCCGCTCGAGCACGCCAACGCGTACGCCACGTTCGCGGCTGGCGGAAAGCGCGCGGATCCGATCATGCTGCTCAAGGTGACCGATCACTCGGGCCAGGTGCTCGAGAGCCACATCGCGCAGCCGCAGGAGACCATTCCGCCCGCCGTCGCGTTCCTCACCACGGCCGTGATGGAGAGTGTGATCAGCGACGATCAAGGCACCGGCCGCCGCGCCATGAGCTTGAACCGGCCGCTCGCGGGCAAGACCGGCACCGCGCAAGATCAGCGCGACGCGTGGTTCGTGGGCTACTCGCCGGATCTCGTCGCGGCCGCGTGGACCGGCTTCGATAACCACGACCGCATGGGCCACGAGGAGACCGGCGCGCACGCCGCGTTGCCCATGTGGATGTCGTTCATGCAGCAGGCGCTCAAGGACCGGCCCTCGCTGGATTTCGCGCCGCCTGCAGGAATCATCAGCGTGCGCATCGATCCGCGGAGCGGAAAGCTCGCCGCCGACGAGTTCTCGGGCCGCATGGAATACTTCGTCGACGGCACGCAGCCCAAGGACGCCGCCGCGCCCGCGGGTCAGGCCGACCCGCAGGACATCATGATGGTGGATCCCGGAACCAAGAAATGA
- the ligA gene encoding NAD-dependent DNA ligase LigA, with protein sequence MDDAQIDSLSADELEERVRYHNDRYFRLNKPEISDYEFDRLTRRLRKLRPGSSALDEISEGTLGKKVVHKEPMLSLDKCYEPAELENWASNVQGDFLVMPKIDGAACSISYDASGKLTVAATRGDGKAGEDITANVVRLQDVPKRLHDGARASEVRGEVYMRLSDFKDYAAIFANPRNLAAGAIKMKELPEDQLYPVRFFAYDVLGREFATEAEKFAWLKEQGFTPAEHEIRPRAELQTAYEEQHRIRPQRDYEVDGVVYRANKVSERARLGNTAHHPRYSIAYKFQGDDATTTVREIEWSVSRTGAITPVGIIEPVQLSGATVSRCSLHNAGMVQKLGVSVGAKVIVMRRGGVIPNLEQVLEHGPKPAGIPEKCPSCGRPPKLEGDFLFCQDPPTCPAAIAGRFIHYLAVLEIEGMGEKLVRAALQAGLLKDLPDLYTLTPEQLQGLERMGEVSSKKIVANIQASRKVPLATFLRALGIDELGQHMSGVLARFGSLDKVLALSAEELGAHHGVGEQTAARVVEGLHQNRALIQRLTEFVTTTVASAEDFSGSPLAGKSVVFTGKMEQLDRRQAQKLVTELGGTTPSGVTKDLSILVVGGDEMEGKPTGKRAKAEKYNADGAQISVLGEHEFLKLVEEGKLALKK encoded by the coding sequence ATGGACGACGCCCAGATCGACAGCCTCTCCGCCGACGAGCTCGAAGAGCGCGTGCGGTACCACAACGATCGCTACTTCCGGCTGAACAAGCCGGAGATCTCCGACTACGAGTTCGACCGGCTCACGCGGCGGCTGCGCAAGCTCCGGCCCGGGAGCAGCGCCCTCGACGAGATCAGCGAGGGCACGCTGGGCAAGAAGGTGGTCCACAAGGAGCCCATGCTCTCCCTGGACAAGTGCTACGAGCCGGCGGAGCTCGAGAACTGGGCGTCGAACGTGCAGGGCGACTTCCTGGTGATGCCCAAGATCGACGGCGCCGCCTGCTCCATCTCCTACGACGCGAGCGGCAAGCTCACCGTCGCGGCCACGCGCGGCGACGGCAAGGCGGGTGAAGACATCACCGCGAACGTCGTCCGCTTGCAGGACGTGCCCAAGCGGCTGCACGACGGCGCGCGCGCATCGGAGGTGCGCGGCGAGGTGTACATGCGGCTGTCCGACTTCAAGGACTACGCCGCCATCTTCGCCAACCCGCGCAACCTGGCCGCGGGCGCCATCAAGATGAAGGAGCTGCCCGAAGACCAGCTCTACCCGGTGCGCTTCTTTGCCTACGACGTGCTCGGCCGCGAGTTCGCCACCGAGGCAGAGAAGTTCGCGTGGCTCAAGGAGCAGGGCTTCACGCCGGCGGAACACGAGATCCGGCCGCGCGCGGAGCTGCAGACGGCCTACGAGGAGCAGCACCGGATCCGCCCGCAGCGCGACTACGAAGTCGATGGCGTCGTGTACCGCGCGAACAAGGTGAGCGAGCGCGCGCGCCTGGGAAACACCGCGCACCACCCGCGCTACTCGATTGCGTACAAGTTCCAGGGCGACGACGCGACGACCACGGTCCGGGAGATCGAGTGGAGCGTCTCGCGCACGGGCGCGATCACGCCGGTGGGCATCATCGAGCCGGTGCAGCTCTCGGGCGCGACGGTGAGCCGCTGCTCGCTCCACAACGCGGGCATGGTGCAGAAGCTCGGCGTGAGCGTGGGCGCGAAGGTCATCGTCATGCGCCGCGGCGGCGTGATCCCAAACCTCGAACAGGTGCTCGAGCACGGGCCGAAGCCGGCTGGCATTCCCGAGAAGTGTCCGTCGTGCGGCCGGCCGCCGAAGCTCGAGGGCGACTTTCTCTTCTGCCAGGATCCGCCGACGTGTCCCGCGGCGATCGCCGGGCGCTTCATTCACTACCTGGCCGTGCTGGAGATTGAAGGCATGGGCGAGAAGCTCGTGCGCGCCGCGCTGCAAGCCGGGCTCTTGAAGGACCTGCCCGACCTCTACACGCTCACCCCGGAGCAGCTGCAGGGTCTGGAGCGCATGGGCGAGGTGTCGTCGAAGAAGATCGTCGCGAACATCCAGGCCTCGCGGAAGGTGCCCCTCGCGACCTTCCTGCGCGCGCTGGGCATCGACGAGCTCGGACAGCACATGTCGGGCGTGCTCGCGCGCTTTGGCTCGCTGGACAAGGTGCTCGCGCTCTCGGCCGAAGAGCTCGGGGCGCACCACGGCGTGGGCGAGCAGACCGCGGCCCGCGTGGTGGAGGGCCTTCATCAGAACCGCGCGCTGATTCAGCGGCTCACGGAGTTCGTGACCACGACGGTGGCCAGCGCCGAGGACTTCTCGGGCAGTCCGCTCGCGGGCAAGAGCGTGGTCTTCACCGGCAAGATGGAGCAGCTCGATCGACGCCAGGCGCAGAAGCTGGTCACCGAGCTCGGCGGCACCACACCGAGCGGCGTGACGAAGGACCTCTCGATCCTCGTGGTGGGCGGCGACGAGATGGAGGGCAAGCCCACGGGCAAGCGCGCCAAGGCCGAGAAGTACAACGCCGACGGCGCGCAGATCTCCGTGCTCGGCGAGCACGAGTTCCTGAAATTGGTCGAGGAGGGGAAGCTGGCTTTGAAGAAGTAG
- a CDS encoding transglycosylase domain-containing protein: protein MNHLTERVTPLRTWLYLSRKRVIVLSSLFGAFLLLLFVAHLVLNGDGMKLYVRDKARAKLEQRLGPIALGSDVFVSWFGEARVGPLAVPGGPGEPPLLSVDQVAVRASILSLLRGNVEPSKVTLSGITVRVDEKGERLRAYDARRPHSKSQNKSADHEQGAAPPTVIINGARVVIDRADPERLPLQVGPVDAQVKLGRDAKARSVEAWIWAGKGSAYIQGALDGDGFHLDVKADDLPLHDLLPSGSAVEVRGGLLSGKFELEAKPGADEVDAQVDAQIAELVIQSPRIAAVPVGPAMGAFTGTVKLDRAQAQLTTTDAKLVLGAPRVEIPFEASVELRPELAFDVDARVGPVQLQTLAAALPPQLAPPQGESRDADANGSGRLLMAPPHVDGTLRAELRASGPVRHPDEWSVGVRLDTKDLKEKARAEDFALRDAFTYKPRDVNGVEHSVLVSEKSPDFVPLNELPAIVPAAVITSEDGNFFSHNGFDFEEIRDSIATAAEGQRLRGGSTLTQQLVKNLYLSRERTLSRKLREALLTLELEAALPKQRILEIYLNIIEWGPGIYGINQAAHYYFGVDARRLTPKQAVFLATIIPNPIKFGVYFRKGATSKNWDEHMAHLIDKLRERGDLDEAAYQKALNDPVVFRAH from the coding sequence ATGAACCACCTCACCGAGAGGGTGACGCCGCTGCGCACCTGGCTCTACTTGAGCCGGAAGCGCGTCATCGTCCTCTCGTCGCTCTTCGGCGCATTCCTGCTGCTGCTCTTCGTTGCGCACCTGGTGCTCAACGGCGATGGCATGAAGCTGTACGTGCGCGACAAGGCCCGCGCCAAATTGGAGCAGCGGCTCGGGCCGATCGCGCTCGGCAGCGACGTGTTCGTCTCCTGGTTCGGCGAGGCGCGCGTGGGCCCGCTCGCGGTGCCCGGAGGCCCGGGCGAGCCGCCGCTGCTGTCCGTCGATCAAGTGGCCGTGCGCGCGTCGATCTTGAGCTTGCTGCGCGGGAACGTGGAGCCGTCGAAGGTGACGCTCTCCGGCATCACCGTGCGCGTGGACGAGAAGGGCGAGCGGCTTCGGGCGTACGACGCGCGGCGTCCGCACTCGAAGTCGCAGAACAAGTCGGCCGATCACGAGCAGGGCGCCGCGCCGCCGACGGTGATCATCAACGGCGCGCGCGTCGTCATCGATCGCGCGGATCCCGAGCGGCTTCCGCTTCAAGTTGGGCCGGTGGACGCGCAGGTGAAGCTCGGCCGCGACGCGAAGGCGCGCAGCGTCGAGGCCTGGATCTGGGCAGGGAAGGGCAGCGCGTACATCCAGGGCGCGCTCGACGGCGACGGCTTCCACCTCGATGTCAAAGCCGACGACCTTCCGCTGCACGACCTCTTGCCGAGCGGATCTGCCGTCGAGGTGCGAGGCGGATTGCTCTCGGGAAAGTTCGAGCTCGAGGCCAAGCCGGGCGCCGACGAGGTCGACGCGCAGGTCGACGCGCAGATCGCCGAGCTCGTGATCCAGAGCCCGCGCATCGCCGCTGTGCCCGTGGGTCCGGCGATGGGCGCGTTCACGGGCACGGTGAAGCTGGATCGCGCGCAGGCGCAGCTCACCACCACCGACGCCAAGCTCGTCCTCGGCGCGCCGCGTGTGGAGATTCCCTTCGAGGCCAGCGTGGAGCTGCGGCCGGAGCTCGCGTTCGATGTCGACGCGCGCGTGGGCCCGGTGCAGCTCCAGACGCTCGCGGCTGCATTGCCGCCGCAGCTCGCGCCGCCGCAGGGCGAGTCGCGCGACGCCGACGCCAATGGCTCAGGTCGCTTGCTGATGGCGCCGCCGCACGTGGACGGCACGCTGCGCGCGGAGCTTCGCGCGTCGGGGCCGGTGCGCCATCCAGACGAGTGGAGCGTGGGCGTGCGCCTCGACACCAAGGACTTGAAAGAGAAGGCGCGCGCCGAAGACTTCGCCCTCCGCGACGCGTTCACCTACAAGCCGCGCGATGTGAATGGCGTGGAGCACAGCGTGCTGGTGAGCGAGAAGAGCCCCGACTTCGTGCCGTTGAACGAGCTGCCGGCGATTGTGCCCGCGGCCGTGATCACCAGCGAGGACGGCAACTTCTTCAGCCACAACGGCTTCGATTTCGAAGAGATCCGCGACAGCATCGCCACCGCCGCCGAAGGCCAGCGCCTGCGCGGCGGCTCCACGCTCACCCAGCAGCTCGTGAAGAACCTCTACCTGAGCCGCGAGCGGACGCTCTCCCGGAAGCTCCGCGAGGCGCTCCTCACGCTGGAGCTCGAAGCGGCGCTCCCCAAGCAGCGGATCCTCGAGATATATCTCAACATCATCGAGTGGGGCCCGGGCATCTACGGAATCAACCAGGCCGCGCACTACTACTTCGGCGTGGACGCGCGGCGCCTCACGCCCAAGCAGGCCGTGTTCCTGGCCACGATCATCCCCAACCCCATCAAGTTCGGCGTGTACTTCCGCAAGGGCGCCACCTCGAAGAACTGGGACGAGCACATGGCGCACCTCATCGACAAGCTGCGCGAGCGCGGCGACCTCGACGAGGCCGCGTACCAGAAGGCGCTCAACGATCCGGTGGTCTTTCGGGCGCACTGA
- a CDS encoding HAMP domain-containing protein has protein sequence MRLRTRLAIGFSIVAAFPLIALTFPARRALSSAVEGALAARLDGATRAAELALQDAQRESERAAQDLARSEPLESLAQAEHDGEADPAQAARLAESLMQSRGINVLEVLDKNGRVLSSGHLPGRVGDRDEQGLALAQATGTHLARLEVKTDDGIATVLAAVSGGSVEAGGTRLFVLAGKRLDGAFAQHLSELTGAEVAIAGDGVQPAASSPPLSGTRVRERSLPLPAGSGGPSGNVRLRLSAEGLYAAEQQLFGSVATLALLALAIAALLGTVLALRVTRPVDALALGAQALARGELGHRVEVQASGEVGDLVRTFNAMAGDLQNATERAALAERIAAWQEVARRLAHEVKNPLTPIRMSVETLQQAFAKKRPDFPEIFDESSKAIVEEVDRLKRIIDEFSRFARLPRPNLDKIDINDLVTQVLALYAGSKMQLDREAGAIPAVRADRDQLTQVLVNLLQNAEQAMPEGGRCTVRTGLLPSGEVALEVADGGPGIAEADRNKVFEPYFTTKSGGSGLGLAIVQRIVSEHGGRIEVGASSHGGASFKVVLPAVAAV, from the coding sequence ATGCGGCTGCGCACGCGGCTGGCGATCGGCTTCTCGATTGTGGCGGCATTCCCGCTGATCGCGCTCACGTTCCCTGCGCGGCGCGCGCTCTCCAGCGCGGTGGAAGGTGCCCTCGCGGCCCGGCTCGATGGCGCCACGCGCGCGGCCGAGCTCGCGCTCCAAGACGCCCAACGCGAGAGCGAGCGCGCCGCGCAGGATCTCGCCCGGAGCGAGCCGCTCGAGTCGCTCGCCCAGGCGGAGCACGACGGCGAGGCGGACCCGGCGCAGGCCGCGCGGCTCGCCGAGAGCCTGATGCAGAGCCGCGGCATCAACGTGCTCGAGGTGCTCGACAAGAACGGTCGCGTGCTCTCGAGCGGCCATCTGCCAGGGCGCGTGGGCGATCGCGACGAGCAGGGGCTCGCGCTCGCGCAAGCGACGGGAACGCACCTCGCGCGTTTGGAGGTGAAGACCGACGACGGCATCGCCACGGTGCTCGCGGCCGTCTCGGGCGGGAGCGTGGAGGCTGGGGGCACGCGGCTCTTCGTGCTCGCCGGCAAGCGGCTCGATGGGGCATTCGCGCAGCACCTCTCGGAGCTCACCGGCGCTGAGGTCGCGATCGCGGGCGACGGTGTGCAGCCCGCGGCCTCGTCGCCGCCGCTCTCGGGCACGCGCGTGCGCGAGCGGAGCTTGCCGCTGCCTGCCGGGAGCGGCGGGCCGTCGGGAAACGTGCGGCTGCGGCTCTCCGCCGAAGGGCTCTACGCCGCCGAGCAACAGCTCTTCGGATCGGTGGCCACGCTGGCGCTGCTCGCGCTCGCCATCGCGGCGCTGCTGGGTACGGTGCTCGCGCTTCGCGTCACGCGGCCCGTGGACGCGCTCGCGCTCGGTGCGCAGGCGCTCGCGCGTGGCGAGCTCGGCCACCGCGTCGAGGTGCAGGCATCGGGCGAGGTCGGCGATCTGGTGCGAACGTTCAACGCCATGGCCGGCGATCTCCAGAACGCCACCGAGCGCGCCGCGCTGGCCGAGCGCATCGCTGCTTGGCAAGAGGTCGCGCGGCGGTTGGCGCACGAGGTGAAGAACCCGCTCACGCCCATCCGCATGTCGGTGGAGACGCTGCAGCAGGCCTTCGCCAAGAAGCGGCCCGACTTCCCGGAGATCTTCGACGAGAGCAGCAAGGCCATCGTGGAAGAGGTCGACCGGCTCAAGCGCATCATCGACGAGTTCTCGCGCTTCGCCCGCCTGCCCCGGCCAAACCTGGACAAGATTGATATTAACGATTTAGTTACACAGGTCCTCGCGCTCTACGCAGGCTCGAAGATGCAGCTCGACCGCGAGGCTGGCGCCATTCCCGCGGTGCGCGCGGATCGCGATCAGCTCACCCAGGTGCTGGTGAACCTGCTGCAGAACGCCGAGCAGGCCATGCCCGAAGGCGGGCGGTGCACGGTGCGCACCGGCTTGTTGCCCAGCGGCGAGGTGGCGCTCGAGGTCGCCGATGGCGGTCCAGGCATCGCCGAGGCGGACCGCAACAAGGTCTTCGAGCCGTACTTCACCACCAAGTCCGGCGGCAGCGGGCTGGGCCTGGCCATCGTGCAGCGCATCGTGAGCGAACACGGCGGTCGCATCGAGGTGGGCGCGTCGAGCCACGGGGGCGCGAGCTTCAAGGTCGTGCTGCCCGCCGTCGCCGCGGTCTAG
- a CDS encoding rhomboid family intramembrane serine protease, translated as MSAEAPSQTPAPRFFEALERYFVDARGFSKGTVPEAEELVSACDAVYTLRDGVSFIVACVVDAEKDSANVFKLDRAALLRIGEACRGHVTKLPATFQIWEIRPSLTKSDKARLKPLQGKGKVRVSAWAVDLAAKKLWSNAPSHESASHSVNQLLREPTPVVFEAPAAVPEAETTPWATYGILGVLVAAFVAQQLTRVGPMQGPLGLDVDALAAQGGLFRAAIAQGEWYRLLTSALLHGDAVHLLCNAAALYMAGLVVEHLLGRAWMVALFFVGGLAGSGMSLAMNANGISVGASGAIMGLLAAAFAVSFRLPEPNRSGVQAQLMRILVPSLLPIATTGYERGHVDLGAHLGGALLGGVLGAVLMKRWPRSEVVAPWQKPAMGVAAIGVLAFVVAAVQVPRHFDTYALTTVLAPQEELPEKLAETTPDKLDALVKKYPRDPRTHFFRALLALSNEDGKLAESECRAGLAEDAVLRTQFSPMLKERITGLLAHVLAVTEREDEAKKLAAPLCAGLGVSAEDHAQHQRVVDGLRDDRLCD; from the coding sequence ATGAGCGCCGAAGCCCCGAGCCAGACGCCCGCGCCCCGCTTCTTCGAGGCGCTGGAGCGCTACTTCGTCGACGCGCGCGGCTTCTCCAAGGGCACCGTGCCCGAGGCCGAGGAGCTCGTCTCCGCCTGCGACGCGGTCTACACCCTGCGCGACGGCGTGAGCTTCATCGTGGCCTGCGTGGTGGACGCCGAGAAGGATTCGGCGAACGTCTTCAAGCTCGACCGCGCGGCGCTCCTGCGCATCGGCGAGGCGTGTCGCGGGCACGTCACCAAGCTGCCCGCGACGTTCCAGATCTGGGAGATCCGCCCGAGCCTCACCAAATCCGACAAGGCGCGGCTCAAGCCGCTCCAGGGCAAGGGCAAGGTGCGCGTGAGCGCTTGGGCGGTGGACCTCGCGGCGAAGAAGCTCTGGTCGAACGCGCCGAGCCACGAGTCGGCCAGCCACAGCGTGAACCAGCTGCTGCGCGAGCCGACGCCGGTCGTCTTCGAAGCGCCCGCGGCCGTGCCCGAGGCGGAGACCACGCCCTGGGCCACCTACGGAATCCTGGGCGTGCTGGTGGCCGCGTTCGTGGCCCAGCAGCTCACGCGCGTCGGGCCGATGCAGGGGCCGCTGGGGCTCGACGTCGACGCGCTCGCGGCGCAGGGCGGCCTCTTCCGCGCCGCGATCGCCCAGGGCGAGTGGTACCGGCTGCTGACCTCGGCGCTGCTCCACGGCGACGCCGTCCACCTCCTCTGCAACGCCGCCGCGCTCTACATGGCGGGCCTGGTGGTCGAGCACCTGCTGGGCCGGGCGTGGATGGTGGCGCTCTTCTTCGTGGGCGGGCTGGCGGGCAGCGGCATGTCGCTCGCCATGAACGCGAACGGGATCTCCGTGGGCGCGTCGGGCGCGATCATGGGCCTGCTCGCGGCGGCGTTCGCGGTGAGCTTCCGCTTGCCCGAGCCCAACCGCAGCGGCGTGCAGGCGCAGCTCATGCGCATCCTGGTGCCTTCGCTCCTGCCGATCGCCACCACGGGATACGAGCGCGGGCACGTGGACCTGGGCGCCCACCTCGGCGGCGCGCTCCTCGGCGGTGTGCTGGGCGCGGTGCTCATGAAGCGCTGGCCGCGGAGCGAGGTCGTCGCGCCGTGGCAGAAGCCGGCGATGGGCGTGGCCGCGATCGGCGTGCTGGCGTTCGTCGTCGCGGCCGTGCAGGTGCCGCGTCACTTCGACACCTACGCGTTGACCACGGTGCTCGCGCCGCAGGAGGAGCTGCCGGAGAAGCTGGCCGAGACCACGCCCGACAAGCTCGACGCGCTGGTGAAGAAGTACCCGCGCGATCCGCGCACGCACTTCTTCCGCGCGCTGCTCGCGCTGTCCAACGAGGACGGCAAGCTGGCGGAGAGCGAGTGCCGCGCCGGGCTGGCCGAGGACGCGGTGCTGCGCACGCAGTTCTCGCCGATGCTCAAGGAGCGCATCACCGGCCTATTGGCTCACGTGCTCGCCGTCACCGAGCGCGAGGACGAGGCCAAGAAGCTCGCGGCGCCGCTCTGCGCCGGCCTCGGGGTGTCCGCGGAGGATCACGCGCAGCACCAGCGCGTGGTCGACGGCCTCCGCGACGATCGCCTCTGCGACTGA
- a CDS encoding tetratricopeptide repeat protein — MSRKLLSALLAIGLTAGCTERGKSNAQPYVTPAPVAVAPIAEPKPEIASIPDSGATDVEPENDEDEESVLMLSHDDPDDDVDHLSAAQAMEKGDPDGAIEELRKAVYDDPGDEDTLRELAALARTQKQPELAEAAYAQLADVDPDDSEPMEKLARMQLERGDFAAAAKSANEALIRDTGDAEAYHLRGRAYLGMGKVREAIDSFKGATQLDPGHAFAFNNLGYAYLLAGKYQQAEEALVNAATLAPDVAMIQNNLGLAEEKLGKVEAAKAAFTKATMIKPGYVAAHVNLGRLANVAAAETSSDVEVVSPDDELLDAHTDGGMPVSPAIPAIDPTTPVMNPAIPPAAVK, encoded by the coding sequence ATGTCTCGCAAGCTGCTGTCCGCCCTGCTCGCCATCGGCCTCACCGCTGGTTGCACCGAGCGCGGCAAGTCCAACGCCCAGCCGTACGTCACGCCCGCGCCCGTCGCCGTCGCGCCGATCGCCGAGCCCAAGCCCGAGATCGCCAGCATCCCCGACTCGGGCGCGACCGATGTCGAACCCGAGAACGACGAGGACGAGGAGAGCGTGCTCATGCTCTCGCACGACGATCCCGACGACGATGTGGATCACCTCTCGGCCGCGCAGGCCATGGAGAAGGGCGATCCCGACGGCGCGATCGAAGAGCTGCGCAAGGCCGTCTATGACGACCCCGGTGACGAGGACACGCTCCGCGAGCTGGCCGCGCTGGCGCGCACGCAGAAGCAGCCGGAGCTCGCCGAGGCCGCGTACGCCCAGCTCGCGGATGTGGATCCCGACGACAGCGAGCCCATGGAGAAGCTCGCGCGCATGCAGCTCGAGCGCGGCGACTTCGCGGCCGCGGCCAAGAGCGCGAACGAGGCGCTCATCCGCGACACCGGCGACGCCGAGGCCTACCACCTGCGCGGCCGCGCGTACCTCGGCATGGGCAAGGTCCGCGAGGCCATCGACAGCTTCAAGGGCGCCACCCAGCTCGACCCGGGACACGCCTTCGCCTTCAACAACCTGGGCTACGCGTACCTGCTCGCGGGCAAGTACCAGCAGGCCGAAGAGGCGCTGGTGAACGCGGCCACGCTCGCGCCGGACGTGGCGATGATCCAGAACAACCTTGGCCTCGCCGAAGAGAAGCTCGGCAAGGTGGAGGCGGCCAAGGCGGCCTTCACCAAGGCCACGATGATCAAGCCCGGCTATGTGGCCGCGCACGTGAACCTGGGCCGGCTCGCGAACGTGGCCGCCGCGGAGACGTCGAGCGACGTGGAGGTGGTGAGCCCCGACGACGAGCTCCTCGACGCCCACACCGACGGCGGCATGCCCGTCTCGCCCGCGATCCCCGCCATCGACCCCACGACGCCGGTGATGAACCCCGCCATCCCGCCGGCCGCGGTGAAGTGA